One genomic region from Bombus terrestris chromosome 15, iyBomTerr1.2, whole genome shotgun sequence encodes:
- the LOC100652296 gene encoding transcription initiation protein SPT3 homolog isoform X2, with protein sequence MTEASFTKPANDSQFLRNEPVNYTTEIRQMMHGFGDSSEPLIESAKIIEEVVLQQMRTIVRKACEISEKRGNSKKGICISAEDLIFLLRKNKVKLQRLLKYLELKEFKSSIHKTIESDLPEDIVQNESIDGSKKKGPLHSFLNQINNTGELLEDASTVDEVKQQRCIRAEIMTRSMDEARYLKFSKARNASFANKNRHKFSDWIAPDSDITVTKQAYIILGYLAYETVAQIIDFTLLVRQDQNKIYGDAIDRLRLSYVNPYTYKPYYHGKVAVTKPITPAEIIEALRRYWSPQLDMTGPFNRWSMRKPHLKLLSS encoded by the exons ATGACAGAAGCATCGTTTACTAAACCAGCGAATGATTCGCAGTTCCTTCGAAATGAACCTGTGAATTACACTACCG AAATTCGACAGATGATGCATGGTTTTGGAGACAGTAGTGAACCATTAATCGAATCTGCGAAAATTATAGAAGAAGTTGTTTTGCAACAAATGAGGACAATAGTAAGAAAAGCTTGCGAAATTTCTGAGAAACGAGGAAATTCGAAAAAGGGTATTTGTATTTCTGCGGAAGATCTGATTTTCTTATTACGCAAAAACAAAGTGAAATTGCAACGCCTTCTAAAATATTTAG aattaaaagaatttaagTCTTCCATACACAAAACAATAGAAAGCGATTTACCCGAAGATATTGTACAGAATGAAAGTATAGATGGATCAAAAAAGAAGGGACCACTGCATAGTTTCCTTAATCAAATTAACAATACTGGTGAACTTCTTGAAGATGCATCTACTGTAGATGAAGTTAAACAACAAAGATGTATTCGTGCAGAAATTATGACAAGGTCTATGGATGAAGctagatatttaaaattcagtaAGGCACGTAATGCATCCTTTGCAAATAAGAATAGACACAAGTTTAGCGATTGGATAGCACCAGACA GTGATATAACAGTCACAAAACAAGCATATATAATTTTGGGTTATTTAGCATATGAAACAGTAGCACAAATTATAGATTTTACACTATTAGTAAGACAggatcaaaataaaatatatgggGATGCTATAGATCGACTTAGACTTAGTTATGTTAATCCATACACTTATAAACCATATTACCATGGCAAG GTAGCTGTAACAAAACCAATAACACCTGCAGAAATAATTGAAGCTCTCAGACGGTATTGGTCACCTCAATTAGATATGACAGGTCCATTTAATCGTTGGTCCATGAGAAAACCACACTTAAAACTTCTATCTTCATAA
- the LOC100652296 gene encoding transcription initiation protein SPT3 homolog isoform X1: protein MTEASFTKPANDSQFLRNEPVNYTTEIRQMMHGFGDSSEPLIESAKIIEEVVLQQMRTIVRKACEISEKRGNSKKGICISAEDLIFLLRKNKVKLQRLLKYLELKEFKSSIHKTIESDLPEDIVQNESIDGSKKKGPLHSFLNQINNTGELLEDASTVDEVKQQRCIRAEIMTRSMDEARYLKFSKARNASFANKNRHKFSDWIAPDSDITVTKQAYIILGYLAYETVAQIIDFTLLVRQDQNKIYGDAIDRLRLSYVNPYTYKPYYHGKQVAVTKPITPAEIIEALRRYWSPQLDMTGPFNRWSMRKPHLKLLSS from the exons ATGACAGAAGCATCGTTTACTAAACCAGCGAATGATTCGCAGTTCCTTCGAAATGAACCTGTGAATTACACTACCG AAATTCGACAGATGATGCATGGTTTTGGAGACAGTAGTGAACCATTAATCGAATCTGCGAAAATTATAGAAGAAGTTGTTTTGCAACAAATGAGGACAATAGTAAGAAAAGCTTGCGAAATTTCTGAGAAACGAGGAAATTCGAAAAAGGGTATTTGTATTTCTGCGGAAGATCTGATTTTCTTATTACGCAAAAACAAAGTGAAATTGCAACGCCTTCTAAAATATTTAG aattaaaagaatttaagTCTTCCATACACAAAACAATAGAAAGCGATTTACCCGAAGATATTGTACAGAATGAAAGTATAGATGGATCAAAAAAGAAGGGACCACTGCATAGTTTCCTTAATCAAATTAACAATACTGGTGAACTTCTTGAAGATGCATCTACTGTAGATGAAGTTAAACAACAAAGATGTATTCGTGCAGAAATTATGACAAGGTCTATGGATGAAGctagatatttaaaattcagtaAGGCACGTAATGCATCCTTTGCAAATAAGAATAGACACAAGTTTAGCGATTGGATAGCACCAGACA GTGATATAACAGTCACAAAACAAGCATATATAATTTTGGGTTATTTAGCATATGAAACAGTAGCACAAATTATAGATTTTACACTATTAGTAAGACAggatcaaaataaaatatatgggGATGCTATAGATCGACTTAGACTTAGTTATGTTAATCCATACACTTATAAACCATATTACCATGGCAAG caGGTAGCTGTAACAAAACCAATAACACCTGCAGAAATAATTGAAGCTCTCAGACGGTATTGGTCACCTCAATTAGATATGACAGGTCCATTTAATCGTTGGTCCATGAGAAAACCACACTTAAAACTTCTATCTTCATAA
- the LOC100642265 gene encoding uncharacterized protein LOC100642265 isoform X2 gives MCIVNCLSDDTGSQTPSPCVCNNTFKYNQFLKYRALQFPCCCTYLNCNFYWDKDWSTITATKMVIFLLLVFGFFFAILIYCRSYSRDTHQRYSAASNDNIDCRSLQSNSIYEPSMDSPPSYNAACSASPPYESPLNSVSMFEAPPVYQESSQQSKRVSHSINQPIIPITNYI, from the exons atGTGCATAGTGAATTGTTTAAGTGATGATACAG GATCACAAACACCATCGCCATGTGTATGCAATAATACATTTAAATACAATCAGTTTCTAAAATACAGAg CGCTTCAATTTCCATGCTGTTGCACATAccttaattgtaatttttattg GGATAAAGACTGGAGTACGATTACAGCGACGAAAATGGTCATCTTTCTATTATTAGTATTTGGTTTCTTTTTcgcaattttaatatattgcaGATCCTATAGCAG AGATACTCATCAGAGATATAGTGCTGCTTCTAATGATAATATAGATTGCAGATCATTACAATCTAATTCAATTTATGAACCATCAATGGACAGTCCACCGTCTTATAATGCAGCTTGCAGTGCATCTCCTCCTTATGAATCTCCATTGAATAGC GTATCTATGTTTGAAGCACCACCAGTTTATCAAGAAAGTTCGCAACAATCTAAACGAGTATCGCATTCGATTAATCAACCAATAATTCCGATcacaaattatatttaa
- the LOC105666568 gene encoding huntingtin-interacting protein K, which translates to MKYVLKKGKMADNDVNGDSDEVQQEKSQKKAAKYDSGAADLEKVTDYAEEKEISSSDGFSCALSIIGDRRNKEAAEKKAREKELLKVPIKKEDVDLIMKEMEINRNVAEQTLREHSGNIVEALITLTN; encoded by the exons ATGAAGTACGTtttaaaaaagggaaaaatggcGGATAACGATGTAAATGGTGACTCCGATGAAGTACAACAGGAGAAATCACAGAAAAAAGCAGCAAAATATGATAGCGGAGCGGCAGATCTCGAAAAAGTCACAGATTATGCGGAGGAAAAGGAAATATCCTCATCGGATGGATTCTCTTGC GCGTTAAGTATAATCGGAGATCGACGGAATAAAGAAGCTGCAGAGAAGAAGGCGAGAGAAAAGGAATTGCTAAAAGTTCCTATTAAAAAGGAAGACGTAGATCTTATT atgaaagaaatggaaataaatCGAAACGTAGCAGAACAAACGCTCAGGGAACATAGTGGAAACATTGTGGAGGCATTAATTACATTAACAAATTAA
- the LOC100642265 gene encoding uncharacterized protein LOC100642265 isoform X1, with protein MCIVNCLSDDTGSQTPSPCVCNNTFKYNQFLKYRGALQFPCCCTYLNCNFYWDKDWSTITATKMVIFLLLVFGFFFAILIYCRSYSRDTHQRYSAASNDNIDCRSLQSNSIYEPSMDSPPSYNAACSASPPYESPLNSVSMFEAPPVYQESSQQSKRVSHSINQPIIPITNYI; from the exons atGTGCATAGTGAATTGTTTAAGTGATGATACAG GATCACAAACACCATCGCCATGTGTATGCAATAATACATTTAAATACAATCAGTTTCTAAAATACAGAg GAGCGCTTCAATTTCCATGCTGTTGCACATAccttaattgtaatttttattg GGATAAAGACTGGAGTACGATTACAGCGACGAAAATGGTCATCTTTCTATTATTAGTATTTGGTTTCTTTTTcgcaattttaatatattgcaGATCCTATAGCAG AGATACTCATCAGAGATATAGTGCTGCTTCTAATGATAATATAGATTGCAGATCATTACAATCTAATTCAATTTATGAACCATCAATGGACAGTCCACCGTCTTATAATGCAGCTTGCAGTGCATCTCCTCCTTATGAATCTCCATTGAATAGC GTATCTATGTTTGAAGCACCACCAGTTTATCAAGAAAGTTCGCAACAATCTAAACGAGTATCGCATTCGATTAATCAACCAATAATTCCGATcacaaattatatttaa